From Frateuria aurantia DSM 6220, one genomic window encodes:
- a CDS encoding YihY family inner membrane protein yields MALKIDRKRLFAFFAYAWERFVADKCFESAGALAYTTLVSLVPLMVAMLAMFSVFPVFEPWRQTVEDFVFNNVPAAGSGVRDALKGFASNASQLTGISILAMLFSAVSMMVSIEDRMNRIWRVRKPRSWVSRVFLYWTALTLGPILTVGSLAAMSYAVALPMLHDAADQLSSTVGQRALLLLPFAVTFASLWLLYALVPNGQIKRRYATAGAFVGAVLFEIARNGFGIYVAHAQTYERIYGALAALPIFLLWIYLSWVIVIMGASLAASMASFEYHPSGSLLPEGAEFLGLLVVLGHFVQAQREGRPLAVAEVNRVEPALSRKDTLGYFDDLERGGIIRGSVSEGWVMIRSLDTTQLLSLYRDVHYRLPLSPRDEIEQRGIQLPEPLMTVLDALARQLRGSLAVSLEQIFPVSESTVPADAHRKSGP; encoded by the coding sequence ATGGCATTGAAGATTGACCGGAAACGGCTGTTCGCGTTTTTTGCCTACGCCTGGGAGCGCTTTGTTGCGGACAAGTGTTTCGAATCGGCCGGCGCACTGGCCTATACCACCCTGGTGTCGCTGGTGCCGTTGATGGTGGCGATGCTGGCGATGTTCTCGGTGTTTCCGGTATTCGAGCCCTGGCGCCAGACCGTCGAGGATTTCGTGTTCAACAATGTGCCGGCCGCGGGCTCGGGCGTGCGCGATGCCCTCAAGGGGTTTGCCAGCAACGCCAGCCAGCTGACTGGCATCAGTATTCTGGCCATGCTGTTCAGTGCCGTCTCGATGATGGTCAGCATCGAAGACCGCATGAATCGCATCTGGCGTGTCCGCAAGCCGCGCAGCTGGGTGTCGCGGGTGTTTCTATACTGGACCGCGCTGACCCTGGGACCGATCCTCACGGTCGGATCGCTGGCGGCCATGTCCTATGCCGTGGCGCTGCCCATGCTGCACGATGCCGCTGACCAGCTGTCTTCCACGGTGGGCCAGCGAGCTTTGCTGCTGCTGCCGTTTGCCGTCACCTTCGCCTCTTTGTGGCTGCTCTATGCCCTGGTACCCAATGGTCAGATCAAGCGGCGTTATGCTACCGCAGGGGCCTTTGTCGGCGCGGTGCTGTTCGAAATCGCCCGCAACGGCTTCGGCATCTACGTGGCCCATGCCCAGACCTACGAACGCATCTACGGCGCGCTGGCGGCGCTGCCGATTTTTCTGCTATGGATCTATCTCTCCTGGGTGATCGTGATCATGGGCGCCTCGCTGGCTGCCTCGATGGCGTCCTTCGAATATCATCCCTCGGGCAGTCTGTTGCCCGAGGGGGCCGAGTTTCTGGGGCTGCTGGTGGTTCTGGGCCATTTCGTGCAGGCACAGCGAGAAGGTCGACCGCTTGCCGTGGCCGAGGTCAATCGCGTGGAACCGGCCTTGAGCCGCAAGGACACACTCGGCTATTTCGACGATCTTGAGCGTGGCGGCATCATCCGCGGTTCCGTCAGCGAGGGCTGGGTGATGATACGCAGTCTGGATACCACTCAGTTGCTGAGCCTGTATCGTGACGTGCACTATCGTCTGCCATTGTCACCACGTGACGAGATCGAGCAACGTGGCATCCAGTTGCCGGAGCCGCTGATGACGGTTCTTGATGCTCTTGCCCGTCAGCTGCGCGGTTCGCTGGCCGTGTCGCTGGAACAGATTTTCCCGGTATCGGAATCCACCGTTCCGGCTGATGCCCACAGGAAGAGCGGTCCATGA
- the wrbA gene encoding NAD(P)H:quinone oxidoreductase has protein sequence MSVELLVLYYSRTGSTAQLARLIARGIEEVPGARARLRQVPPVAPVTTVAAPPEPEAGAPYVELSDLKACAGLALGSPTRFGNMAAALKHFLDTSGAEWASGALVGKPAAVFTSAGTMHGGQESTLLSMALPLWHHGMMVLGLPFTEAALSATRTGGTPYGASHWAGSHGDQPISEHEHELARALGRRLARTAIALAGANPPV, from the coding sequence ATGTCCGTCGAACTTCTCGTACTCTATTACAGCCGTACCGGCTCGACCGCCCAGCTGGCGCGCCTGATCGCCCGCGGCATCGAAGAGGTCCCCGGTGCCCGCGCGCGTCTGCGCCAGGTCCCGCCGGTCGCGCCGGTCACCACCGTGGCGGCCCCGCCCGAGCCGGAGGCCGGCGCGCCTTATGTCGAATTGAGCGATTTGAAGGCCTGCGCCGGGCTGGCGCTGGGCAGCCCCACCCGCTTCGGCAACATGGCCGCGGCACTGAAGCATTTTCTGGATACCAGCGGCGCGGAATGGGCCAGCGGCGCCCTGGTCGGCAAGCCGGCCGCGGTCTTCACCAGCGCCGGCACCATGCACGGCGGCCAGGAATCCACCCTGCTGTCGATGGCCCTGCCGTTGTGGCACCACGGCATGATGGTGCTGGGCCTGCCGTTTACCGAGGCGGCCCTCAGCGCGACCCGTACCGGCGGCACTCCCTACGGGGCCAGCCACTGGGCCGGCAGCCACGGCGACCAGCCGATCAGCGAGCATGAACACGAGCTTGCGCGGGCCCTGGGCCGCCGTCTGGCAAGGACGGCGATCGCTTTGGCAGGTGCTAATCCGCCGGTCTGA
- a CDS encoding MATE family efflux transporter — MPFHRFDRQRIVREATATLKLALPLILAQLAAMGSSVVDTILSGHVGSQVLGAVAVGTGVWSLAVVTGIGVMLAVPSTVSQLEGAGQRRSIADVLIQSQWLGLIVGVILMLLMRHAIWLVDVMGVDPGLRRDVAGFLRAISWGAPALTCYFGMRGMSEGMGLTRPSMWFSFGGLLLLAPLDYALMYGRLGIPPQGAEGCGAATALVLWLQTLSFACYIRWRADYRDLGWDRVRRWPSWVVLGPLLHIGVPMAISLLAESGMFVAAALLIGRLGASAVSAHQVALNISALFFMVPLGLSMAITVRVGQAVGRGDPVGRAYAGFCGIGLTLLTQALSASLLLLAPGMLAHIYTSDPQVVHNTMVLLALAGLFQFSDGIQVASGGALRGMKDTRVPMLVTIFAYWLVGLPVGWWLAFPGRLGARGMWMGLVAGLSVAAILLLGRFWRRNRLAVADMH; from the coding sequence ATGCCTTTTCATCGATTCGACCGCCAGCGGATCGTGCGCGAAGCGACGGCGACCTTAAAACTGGCACTGCCCTTGATCCTTGCCCAGCTGGCCGCGATGGGGAGCAGCGTGGTCGACACGATCTTGTCGGGCCATGTCGGGTCCCAGGTATTGGGTGCGGTGGCTGTCGGTACGGGCGTATGGTCGCTGGCGGTAGTGACCGGCATCGGGGTGATGCTGGCGGTGCCTTCGACGGTATCCCAGCTCGAGGGGGCAGGTCAGCGCCGCAGCATTGCCGATGTGCTGATCCAGTCCCAGTGGCTGGGTCTGATCGTCGGTGTGATCCTGATGCTGCTGATGCGCCATGCCATCTGGCTGGTGGATGTGATGGGAGTGGACCCCGGTCTGCGTCGGGACGTGGCCGGCTTCTTGCGGGCGATCAGTTGGGGGGCTCCGGCCCTGACCTGTTATTTCGGCATGCGTGGCATGTCGGAAGGCATGGGACTGACCCGGCCTTCGATGTGGTTCAGTTTCGGCGGACTGCTGCTGCTCGCGCCGCTGGATTATGCCTTGATGTACGGTCGCTTGGGGATTCCCCCGCAAGGTGCCGAGGGCTGCGGCGCAGCCACCGCCCTGGTGCTGTGGCTGCAGACGCTCAGTTTCGCCTGCTATATCCGCTGGCGGGCCGATTATCGGGACCTGGGCTGGGACCGGGTTCGCCGCTGGCCCAGCTGGGTGGTCCTGGGGCCTCTGCTGCATATCGGTGTGCCGATGGCGATCAGCCTGCTCGCTGAATCGGGCATGTTCGTGGCCGCGGCCTTGCTGATCGGCCGGCTGGGCGCCTCGGCGGTATCCGCCCATCAGGTGGCGCTGAATATTTCCGCCTTGTTCTTCATGGTACCGCTGGGCTTGTCGATGGCGATCACGGTCAGGGTCGGACAGGCGGTGGGGCGGGGCGACCCGGTGGGGCGGGCCTATGCGGGATTCTGCGGCATCGGCCTGACCTTGCTGACCCAGGCCTTGTCGGCCAGTCTGCTGCTGCTGGCACCCGGGATGCTGGCCCATATCTATACCAGTGATCCGCAAGTGGTCCACAACACCATGGTGCTGCTGGCGCTGGCTGGACTGTTCCAGTTCTCGGACGGTATCCAGGTGGCCTCGGGCGGTGCCTTGCGCGGCATGAAGGATACGCGCGTGCCGATGCTGGTCACTATTTTCGCCTACTGGCTGGTGGGCTTGCCGGTGGGCTGGTGGCTGGCCTTCCCCGGGCGGCTGGGAGCACGTGGCATGTGGATGGGCCTGGTTGCCGGACTCAGCGTTGCTGCCATCCTGTTGCTGGGTCGCTTCTGGCGGCGCAACCGGCTCGCCGTGGCGGATATGCATTGA
- a CDS encoding acyl-CoA dehydrogenase C-terminal domain-containing protein, with translation MTVYKAPLDDLRFALFDVLQVDPILTALESGESHSQDLLEAVLEEAGRFSEQVLAPTNAPGDEEGCHYDPATRSVTTPKGFKQAFRQFAEGGWTGLTDPEAFGGQALPKTLGTATTEIFQAGNLSWSLYPLLSEGACHALEVHGSEAQKQQYLGRIVSGEWTGTMCLTEPQAGSDLGLLKTRAEPLADGRYAITGTKIFISAGDHDLVDNIVHLVLARLPDAPAGSRGISMFIVPKYKLKDDGSPGERNAVSAGAIEHKMGLRGSATCVMNFDGAEGVLIGQPHKGLAAMFTMMNAARLGVGVQGLALSERAWQNSLKYARERLQSRSLSGPKFTDKIADNLLVQPDVRRMLLTQRALVEGSRLLLLHTALQTDIEARGSSAEERQQASEQVAFLIPIAKAAVTEWAQECTKEALQIYGGHGYIAENGVEQFVRDARIITLYEGTTGIQALDLLGRKVLQLQGVGLRRFIKEVAGFCAAHAGDGDLAEWIAPLDALNREWGQLSKTLGAACASNPEEIGAAAVDYLYYSAYVVLAYFWVRSLAALPASGQTESFKQAKRDTARFYFRRILPRTLNHKALIEAGVDSIPAIA, from the coding sequence AGGCCGTGCTGGAAGAGGCCGGCCGATTCAGTGAACAAGTGCTGGCACCGACCAATGCACCAGGTGACGAGGAGGGCTGCCATTACGATCCCGCCACCCGTTCAGTGACCACCCCCAAGGGCTTCAAGCAGGCCTTCCGGCAGTTCGCCGAAGGCGGCTGGACCGGTCTCACCGATCCCGAAGCCTTCGGCGGCCAGGCCTTGCCCAAGACGCTGGGCACGGCCACCACCGAAATCTTCCAGGCCGGCAATCTCTCCTGGAGCCTGTATCCGCTGCTGTCCGAAGGCGCCTGCCATGCCCTGGAAGTCCACGGCAGCGAAGCGCAGAAGCAGCAATATCTGGGTCGCATCGTCAGCGGAGAATGGACCGGAACCATGTGTCTGACCGAACCCCAGGCCGGTTCGGACCTCGGCCTGCTGAAGACCCGGGCCGAGCCGCTGGCCGATGGCCGTTATGCCATCACCGGCACCAAGATCTTCATCAGTGCCGGTGACCACGACCTGGTCGACAATATCGTTCATCTGGTGCTGGCACGCCTGCCGGATGCCCCTGCCGGCAGTCGCGGCATTTCGATGTTCATCGTGCCCAAGTACAAGCTCAAGGACGACGGCAGTCCGGGCGAGCGCAATGCGGTCAGCGCCGGCGCGATCGAGCACAAGATGGGCCTGCGCGGCTCGGCGACTTGCGTGATGAACTTCGACGGCGCCGAGGGCGTGCTGATCGGCCAGCCGCACAAGGGCCTCGCCGCCATGTTCACCATGATGAATGCGGCCCGCCTGGGCGTCGGGGTGCAAGGTCTGGCGCTGTCGGAGCGGGCCTGGCAGAACAGCCTCAAATACGCTCGTGAACGCCTGCAGTCACGCTCGCTCAGCGGCCCGAAATTCACCGACAAGATCGCCGACAACCTGCTGGTGCAGCCTGACGTTCGCCGCATGCTGCTGACCCAGCGGGCCCTGGTCGAAGGCTCGCGGCTGCTGCTGCTGCATACCGCCCTGCAGACCGACATCGAAGCGCGCGGCTCCAGCGCCGAAGAGCGCCAGCAAGCCTCCGAACAGGTGGCTTTTCTGATCCCCATCGCCAAGGCGGCGGTCACCGAATGGGCTCAGGAATGCACCAAGGAAGCCCTGCAGATCTATGGCGGCCATGGTTACATCGCGGAAAACGGAGTGGAACAGTTTGTCCGCGATGCCCGCATCATCACCTTGTATGAAGGCACCACCGGCATCCAGGCGCTGGATCTGCTGGGCCGCAAGGTATTGCAATTGCAGGGCGTGGGTCTGCGCCGGTTTATCAAGGAAGTGGCCGGATTCTGTGCCGCCCATGCCGGCGATGGCGATCTGGCGGAGTGGATCGCTCCCCTGGATGCCCTCAATCGCGAATGGGGCCAGCTGAGCAAGACCCTGGGCGCGGCATGCGCCTCGAACCCCGAGGAAATCGGTGCCGCCGCCGTCGACTACCTGTACTACTCGGCCTATGTCGTGCTGGCCTATTTCTGGGTCCGCAGCCTGGCCGCCCTGCCGGCCTCAGGCCAGACCGAGAGCTTCAAGCAGGCCAAGCGCGACACGGCCCGCTTCTATTTTCGGCGGATCCTGCCACGCACCCTGAACCACAAGGCTTTGATCGAGGCCGGCGTCGACAGCATCCCCGCGATCGCCTGA
- a CDS encoding DUF1161 domain-containing protein translates to MKKSFGLALLPLLVLPVLAHASCEDTKAQIAKKIEANGVSHYSLDVVDADKADSASGKVVGNCENESKKIVYTRGGDGDSAPSDQTAPASASSSAG, encoded by the coding sequence ATGAAGAAGTCGTTCGGCCTTGCCCTGCTGCCGCTGCTGGTTCTGCCGGTTCTGGCCCACGCCAGCTGCGAAGACACCAAGGCCCAGATCGCCAAGAAGATCGAAGCCAACGGTGTCAGCCATTACTCGCTGGATGTCGTTGATGCCGACAAGGCCGATTCGGCCTCCGGCAAGGTGGTCGGCAACTGCGAAAACGAGAGCAAGAAGATCGTCTACACCCGCGGCGGTGATGGCGACAGCGCTCCCTCGGATCAGACCGCGCCCGCATCGGCCTCGTCCAGCGCCGGCTGA
- a CDS encoding asparaginase domain-containing protein translates to MQQLAIITTGGTIDKIYFDDKSDYKIGAPQISDILGQFGVAFDYEVHALMRKDSLHITDEDRAQILATVKAIPQDRILITHGTDSMVETARVLQAVTDKTIVLTGALNPARFMGSDAVFNIGCAVSAVQLLPPGVHIAMNGRIWDPLSVRKNREANRFEEA, encoded by the coding sequence ATGCAGCAGTTAGCCATCATCACCACCGGCGGCACCATCGACAAGATCTATTTCGATGACAAGTCCGACTACAAGATCGGGGCTCCCCAGATCAGTGACATCCTGGGCCAGTTCGGCGTGGCCTTCGACTACGAAGTCCATGCTTTGATGCGCAAGGACAGCCTGCATATCACCGACGAGGACCGGGCTCAGATCCTGGCGACGGTCAAGGCCATCCCCCAGGACCGGATCCTGATCACCCACGGCACCGACAGCATGGTCGAGACCGCCCGCGTGCTGCAGGCGGTGACCGACAAGACCATCGTGCTGACCGGCGCTCTGAATCCGGCCCGCTTCATGGGTTCGGACGCGGTATTCAATATCGGCTGTGCCGTTTCCGCGGTGCAGTTGCTGCCTCCCGGCGTCCATATCGCCATGAACGGGCGGATCTGGGATCCCTTGAGCGTGCGCAAGAACCGCGAAGCGAACCGCTTCGAAGAAGCCTGA
- a CDS encoding TlpA family protein disulfide reductase, which yields MMFRKLISALALVSGIGLASTAMAAMPAHPQLKLATLDGHGFDLEAQRGRWVIVNFWATWCVPCIAEMPAISAYVKAHAGKVSAIGVAYDDTELADLKAFMLKHPLAYPVARVPMDQPPHDFDQPQGLPTTWLIAPDGTVAKHFVGPVTAASLAAATGLK from the coding sequence ATGATGTTTCGCAAATTGATTTCCGCCCTGGCGCTTGTCAGCGGCATCGGCCTGGCCTCGACGGCGATGGCCGCCATGCCTGCCCATCCGCAGCTGAAGCTGGCCACGCTCGATGGCCATGGTTTCGACCTTGAGGCTCAGCGAGGGCGCTGGGTGATCGTGAATTTCTGGGCCACCTGGTGTGTGCCCTGCATTGCAGAAATGCCGGCCATATCGGCGTATGTCAAGGCGCATGCCGGCAAGGTCTCGGCCATCGGCGTGGCCTACGATGATACGGAGCTGGCGGATCTGAAAGCTTTCATGCTCAAGCATCCGTTGGCCTATCCGGTGGCGCGGGTACCGATGGATCAACCGCCGCATGATTTCGATCAGCCGCAAGGGCTGCCGACGACCTGGCTGATCGCGCCGGACGGCACGGTGGCGAAGCATTTTGTCGGACCGGTCACGGCGGCTTCACTGGCGGCGGCGACCGGGCTGAAATAA